One Flavobacteriales bacterium genomic window, CAAAGGCGTGGAGCAGTCGACCTGAGGAAACGCAGCGCAAGGTTTTCTCCGATTTGATCTCCAAAGCGAAAGACACGGCTTTCGGACAAAAGCACGATTTCTTGAGAGTTCGCACGCATGCAGATTTTGTGGCGCGCGTTCCCATTCGCGATTATGAGGAATTGAAATCGTATTTCGACCGAACGGCTTCGGGCGAGGAAAACGTTCTTTGGCCGGGCAAACCGCTTTATCTGGCCAAAACCAGCGGAACGACTTCGGGCGCCAAGTACATTCCGATCACACGCGACAGCATTCCGAACCACATCAACGGAGCAAAGAATGCTTTGCTCAGCTACATCCACGAAACGGGCAATGCCTCCTTTGTCGATGGCAAGCTCATTTTCCTTTCTGGTTCGCCCGAGTTGGAAAAGAAAAATGGCATTCACGTGGGCCGACTTTCAGGTATCAGCAATCATTTTGTGCCCGGTTATTTGCGCACCAACCAGATGCCGAGCTATGAGACCAATTGCATTGACGACTGGGAAACCAAGGTGGAAACGGTAGTGGATGAAACCTTGAACGAACGAATGACCCTCATTTCTGGCATTCCGAGTTGGGTGCAGATGTATTTCGATAAGATCCATGAGCGGACAGGGAAGCAGATCAAAGATGTATTTCCCGACTTCTCCCTTTTCGTTTACGGAGGCGTGAACTTCGAGCCGTACCGAGCAAAAATGGAAGCCACCATCGGGAAGAAGATTGACAGCATTGAGTTGTTTCCCGCTTCTGAAGGCTTCTTCGCGTATCAAGATTCGCAGACCGAAAAAGGTATGTTGCTCATTCTGAATGCGGGCATTTTCTACGAATTCGTTCCTGCCGATGAAATTCACAATGAGAATCCCACGCGATTGACCATCGGCCAAGTGGAATTGGGCAAAAACTATGCGCTCATTGTCAGCAACAACGCGGGGCTTTGGGGCTACAGTATTGGCGACATGGTGCAGTTCGTGAGCAAAGAGCCCTACCGCGTCATCGTTTCGGGGCGTGTCAAGCATTTCACCTCTGCCTTTGGCGAACACGTCATTGCCAAAGAGGTAGAGACAGCATTGCATGCGTCTCTTGCTGCGCACGGTGGTGAGGTCATCGATTTTCACGTAGCGCCACAGGTCAATCCACAGGATGGTCTGCCCTACCACGAATGGTTCATCAGCTTTGCCAAACGACCGGAGAACATAGAGGCATTTGCCGCCACCATCGACCGCGAAATGCAAGAGCAAAACATCTATTACAAGGATCTCATCACAGGAAATATTCTGCGGCCCGCAGTAATTACCGAAGTGGCGGAAGATGCCTTCATCAACTATGCTCGTTCACAGGGTAAGCTGGGCGGGCAGTTCAAATTGCCTCGCTTGGCGAACGACAGAAAGGTGGCGGATCAGTTAGTTTCGAAAGAATGAAAAGACGTTCCTTCATTAAACAATCCGCGCTTGGCGCATCGGCTGGAATACTATTCCCGCATCTCCTTTCGGGATGCAAAAAGGATGAATTGGGGGACTTCCCCGAAGGGTTTAAAATCATCGTGGTTGGTGCCGGAGCTGCCGGTCTTTACGCGGCCAAAAAGATGAAGGAACACGGTGCCGAAGTGGTCATTTTGGAGGCCTCTAACCGCATTGGAGGCCGCATTCGAAAGAACGATGATTTTGCTGATTTCCCCATCGACCTTGGTGCTGAGTGGATACACGGGAAGAAATCATTGAGCCATCAATTGGCTACGGATGCAGGATTTGATTTTTTCGAGGATGAAGGTGAAGAAGCTTTTTGGGTCAATGGCCAGATCAACGCCAATTACAGCTCAGCCATCCTCGAAAATATTGTTGGCATTTTGGATGGTGATGTGGCTTACAACGGTCCTGACATAAGCGTTCTGCAATATGCGCAGCAGCAAGGCATTTCAAATTCCGACCTTGGAATTCTCGAATATATTGCGGGTGAATTCGGCACTTCGGCCGATCGGCTAAGT contains:
- a CDS encoding GH3 auxin-responsive promoter family protein; its protein translation is MGIRSFFAKPLAAWTARQTKAWSSRPEETQRKVFSDLISKAKDTAFGQKHDFLRVRTHADFVARVPIRDYEELKSYFDRTASGEENVLWPGKPLYLAKTSGTTSGAKYIPITRDSIPNHINGAKNALLSYIHETGNASFVDGKLIFLSGSPELEKKNGIHVGRLSGISNHFVPGYLRTNQMPSYETNCIDDWETKVETVVDETLNERMTLISGIPSWVQMYFDKIHERTGKQIKDVFPDFSLFVYGGVNFEPYRAKMEATIGKKIDSIELFPASEGFFAYQDSQTEKGMLLILNAGIFYEFVPADEIHNENPTRLTIGQVELGKNYALIVSNNAGLWGYSIGDMVQFVSKEPYRVIVSGRVKHFTSAFGEHVIAKEVETALHASLAAHGGEVIDFHVAPQVNPQDGLPYHEWFISFAKRPENIEAFAATIDREMQEQNIYYKDLITGNILRPAVITEVAEDAFINYARSQGKLGGQFKLPRLANDRKVADQLVSKE